Proteins found in one Hymenobacter sp. YIM 151500-1 genomic segment:
- a CDS encoding DUF3945 domain-containing protein: MAEQDDAMTPAPDVWYLSAIPTANGNISGQLLQREPAGHTLYQLQISPDNSSQAALLPAPGADGRLLNAFDSALLRAFTTNRLPGREDKFLAVEKPTLLEKVGDNWKIAELGRVGFSATAPVHQAPVAVADELLATGQAPTQSMPGADEVGPTPSVAPADDKATAGLAPNEVSAGPAEQLSSASQGQAPPVGEGPEAPAGLATDVATAAPVGELRITWQQQGDEVAPLLEMRAYLDQLREAGVAVGALQFERNPAGKLMGGFAVSYDPQSNKLGQLEATLQGFRQVGHGVAVVEKPAQAAARRQEVGYDDGYEPPRSKQVRQAFGASQWDALSAQLAAVPRHALTVPEQGQQAAAEQRVQQLAQRQGKTTEQVLRDGKSIFDIDTSGNPASAFLKNFYAHLNGGPKTRQHLEVDYEKTRQDLQARLLSRAGNAQAEVVPEQVPTAPSARVVAATDADKPTSPEVVAPATPVATSFQASEVPQQVLASLGLTMQTLEQSGQLEKLLSGRQTDLLAMQVTGRPDQDPVRFEGKMVLRRETDGTATLKMELPQARLVIPNEIGGLPFTPEQRQQLETEGNAGLLRGLKDEQGRPYNGYVAVDKAMNKVVILPEDKVTLHDTIAGVKLTPEQSHDLREGKVVALTNMASGDGGRKFDGTVQVNAAKACIEVRPAAHELAQRQAPPTQQTVPAATKTVEPTPAKAQTVQVKTRGPRH; the protein is encoded by the coding sequence ATGGCCGAGCAAGATGATGCGATGACCCCAGCGCCGGACGTATGGTACCTAAGTGCCATACCGACCGCCAACGGCAACATTAGTGGGCAACTGCTACAGCGCGAGCCCGCCGGGCACACCCTATACCAGCTTCAGATAAGCCCGGATAATTCCAGCCAGGCAGCCCTTTTGCCAGCGCCGGGGGCCGATGGCCGGTTGTTAAATGCGTTTGACAGCGCCCTGCTGCGCGCATTTACCACCAACCGGCTTCCAGGTCGGGAAGACAAATTCCTAGCGGTTGAGAAGCCCACGCTACTAGAAAAGGTGGGCGACAACTGGAAAATTGCCGAGCTGGGCCGCGTCGGCTTCAGCGCTACGGCGCCGGTGCACCAGGCGCCGGTAGCCGTAGCAGATGAGCTTCTGGCCACCGGACAGGCCCCTACGCAATCGATGCCAGGAGCTGACGAGGTAGGCCCGACTCCGAGCGTTGCGCCGGCCGATGATAAAGCTACTGCGGGGTTGGCACCCAATGAGGTGTCGGCCGGCCCGGCTGAGCAACTAAGCAGCGCCTCGCAGGGGCAGGCCCCACCGGTAGGGGAGGGGCCGGAAGCCCCCGCCGGCCTTGCTACCGACGTAGCTACTGCGGCGCCCGTGGGCGAATTACGCATTACCTGGCAGCAGCAAGGCGACGAAGTGGCCCCGCTGCTGGAAATGCGCGCCTACCTCGACCAGCTGCGCGAAGCCGGCGTGGCCGTGGGCGCGCTGCAGTTTGAGCGCAACCCGGCGGGCAAGCTCATGGGGGGCTTCGCAGTCAGCTACGACCCGCAGTCCAACAAGCTGGGCCAATTGGAAGCGACACTGCAAGGCTTCCGGCAGGTGGGCCACGGCGTGGCCGTGGTAGAAAAGCCGGCGCAGGCCGCCGCCCGCCGGCAGGAGGTGGGCTACGACGACGGCTACGAGCCCCCGCGCAGCAAGCAGGTGCGGCAGGCATTCGGCGCCAGCCAATGGGACGCGCTGAGCGCCCAACTCGCGGCCGTGCCCCGACACGCGCTGACCGTTCCGGAGCAGGGGCAGCAGGCCGCGGCCGAGCAGCGCGTGCAGCAGCTGGCTCAGCGGCAGGGCAAGACCACCGAGCAGGTGCTGCGCGACGGCAAGAGCATTTTTGACATTGACACCAGCGGCAACCCTGCCTCCGCTTTTCTGAAAAACTTCTATGCCCACCTGAACGGGGGGCCAAAGACCCGGCAGCACCTGGAGGTGGATTATGAGAAAACTCGCCAGGACCTGCAGGCGCGCCTGCTCAGCCGGGCGGGTAATGCCCAAGCGGAAGTTGTCCCCGAACAGGTACCAACTGCCCCGAGTGCCCGCGTGGTGGCTGCAACCGACGCCGACAAGCCTACTTCGCCTGAGGTTGTCGCTCCGGCGACTCCCGTCGCCACGTCATTTCAGGCCAGCGAAGTGCCGCAGCAGGTGCTGGCCTCGCTGGGCTTAACCATGCAGACGCTGGAGCAGAGCGGGCAGCTGGAAAAACTACTCAGTGGCCGGCAAACCGACTTGCTGGCCATGCAGGTAACGGGCCGGCCGGACCAGGACCCCGTTCGGTTTGAGGGGAAGATGGTGCTGCGCCGCGAAACCGACGGCACGGCCACGCTGAAAATGGAATTACCCCAGGCCCGGCTGGTGATACCCAACGAGATTGGAGGCCTGCCGTTCACCCCCGAGCAGCGCCAGCAGCTGGAAACGGAAGGCAACGCCGGCCTGCTGCGCGGCCTCAAGGACGAGCAGGGCCGCCCCTACAACGGCTACGTGGCCGTGGACAAGGCCATGAACAAGGTGGTGATTCTGCCGGAAGACAAAGTGACCCTGCACGACACCATTGCCGGCGTTAAGCTCACGCCCGAGCAGAGCCACGACCTGCGCGAGGGCAAAGTGGTGGCCCTGACCAACATGGCCAGCGGCGACGGCGGCCGGAAGTTCGACGGTACCGTGCAGGTAAACGCCGCCAAGGCATGCATCGAGGTGCGCCCCGCCGCGCATGAGCTGGCTCAGCGCCAAGCGCCGCCGACGCAGCAAACCGTACCGGCCGCTACCAAGACGGTCGAGCCCACCCCGGCCAAAGCGCAAACCGTGCAGGTGAAAACCCGGGGCCCGCGCCACTGA
- a CDS encoding GDCCVxC domain-containing (seleno)protein — translation MLTLEPKAPLLTSVLTCPVCGHAQAEQMPTDACQYFYECTSCHTVLKPLAGDCCVYCSYGSVPCPPIQEQGSGSCCG, via the coding sequence ATGCTTACGCTCGAACCAAAGGCCCCGTTGCTTACTTCCGTCCTAACGTGCCCGGTATGCGGCCACGCGCAAGCGGAGCAAATGCCGACCGACGCTTGTCAATATTTCTACGAATGCACGAGTTGCCACACGGTCTTGAAACCGCTGGCCGGTGATTGCTGCGTGTACTGCTCTTATGGCTCGGTGCCCTGTCCGCCCATTCAGGAACAAGGTTCAGGAAGTTGCTGCGGCTAA
- a CDS encoding relaxase/mobilization nuclease domain-containing protein produces MIAKTTTGSDFEGALTYGAGQRQGRGKEPGEAPLLVVANVIPGSPKEMAQDMQAVAARSKRVQKPVWHTVLSWKAGEVVSQAQKVAAAKRYCELMGAPIDRHQVVVYEHRDKKHAHVHIYLNRVPIDGGPALRTDNNFYRQPAITRQISQELGMDPLPERRRSLKALDPTKEAARQRVSQALAQLLRQTDRAGEQWLALQLQKLAIEIRYTHDKGGVLRGVSFEMDGVALRGQEVGYKGAQLREALAAPAGAAMEHKAEHEARPEVLPALPQTLPPQRPKPARRKGHER; encoded by the coding sequence ATGATTGCGAAAACAACTACCGGCAGTGACTTTGAAGGTGCACTAACGTACGGGGCTGGCCAGCGGCAGGGCAGGGGCAAAGAGCCAGGGGAAGCGCCACTCTTGGTAGTGGCTAATGTGATTCCAGGCAGCCCGAAAGAGATGGCGCAAGACATGCAAGCCGTGGCGGCCCGTAGCAAGCGTGTGCAGAAACCGGTGTGGCATACGGTGCTTTCGTGGAAAGCTGGAGAGGTAGTAAGCCAGGCACAAAAGGTAGCTGCGGCCAAGCGCTATTGTGAGCTGATGGGCGCCCCGATTGACCGACACCAAGTGGTCGTGTATGAGCATCGGGACAAGAAGCATGCCCACGTGCACATCTACCTGAATCGGGTGCCGATTGATGGTGGCCCGGCGTTGCGAACGGACAATAACTTCTATCGGCAGCCGGCCATCACGCGGCAGATAAGCCAAGAGCTGGGTATGGACCCGCTGCCTGAGCGGCGGCGCAGTTTGAAGGCACTGGACCCAACCAAGGAGGCGGCGCGGCAGCGAGTGAGTCAGGCGCTGGCGCAGTTGCTGCGGCAGACGGATAGAGCAGGGGAGCAGTGGCTGGCTTTGCAATTGCAAAAACTGGCCATTGAAATTCGCTACACCCACGATAAGGGCGGGGTGCTGCGCGGCGTCAGTTTTGAAATGGATGGGGTAGCACTTCGGGGCCAGGAGGTAGGCTATAAAGGCGCGCAACTGCGGGAGGCGTTGGCGGCACCTGCGGGGGCGGCGATGGAACACAAAGCTGAGCACGAAGCCCGTCCCGAGGTATTGCCTGCACTCCCTCAAACGTTGCCTCCTCAACGGCCGAAGCCGGCGCGTCGGAAGGGGCATGAGCGCTAG
- the mobC gene encoding conjugal transfer protein MobC, protein MQAMEDEKGLRKIMEFMRLFAIGLLAVNIYYYCFGYFRGLGWTTGVVEHLLESFTRNTFLFKASWVSKSLAVVFLLLSCLGTRGRANQELKGRTVAGSAALGLLLLFGSDAVRGLTLGAGLTTVLYAGLLTTGFLLLLSAGAWLSRLFNNDLLKDIFNKENESFPQEERLMENEYSVNLRTEYQLRGKKHQGWLNVVNPFRATMVLGTPGSGKSFAIINEFIRQHLAKGFCMYIYDYKFDDLSRICYNTLLRHQDKFDRPVGFYVINFDNPRKSHRCNPLLPELMTDIVDAYESASTIMLNLNKSWIQKQGDFFVESPINFVAAIIWFLKLFEKGKYCTFPHVIEFLSRDYEEIFPVLASYPEIENLVKPFVSAFQKDAIEQLEGQIASARIPLSRLASPQLYWVMSGNDFTLDINSNEEPKVLCVGNNPERQAIYGAALGLYNARLVKLVNQKGKRKSSLIIDELPTIYFKGLDNLIATARSNKVSTCLGFQDFSQLERDYGQKEAEVIKNTVGNVFSGQVSGNSGKWLSERFGKILQRRQSLSINMRETSTSLSTQMDSMIPASTIANLTQGNFVGAVADNFGEEIDQKVFHARIQVDVKAVAAEASNYQPIPDITSFINPATGKDEAEEMIKANFNRVKMDVKELCARELARIKQDPALRHLIKEKAEQ, encoded by the coding sequence ATTCAAGCGATGGAAGATGAAAAGGGGCTACGGAAAATCATGGAGTTTATGCGTCTGTTTGCCATCGGGCTACTGGCCGTAAACATCTACTATTACTGCTTTGGCTACTTCCGCGGGCTGGGCTGGACGACGGGCGTGGTAGAGCACCTGCTGGAAAGCTTTACGCGCAATACGTTTTTGTTTAAGGCCAGCTGGGTAAGCAAGAGCCTGGCCGTGGTATTCCTGCTGCTCAGCTGCCTGGGCACGCGGGGGCGAGCCAATCAGGAGCTTAAAGGCCGAACGGTGGCGGGCTCTGCCGCGCTGGGGTTGCTGCTGCTCTTCGGGTCTGATGCGGTGCGCGGCCTGACGCTGGGGGCGGGGCTGACGACGGTGCTCTACGCCGGGCTGCTGACGACGGGCTTTCTGCTCTTGCTGAGCGCCGGGGCGTGGCTAAGCCGGCTGTTCAACAACGACCTGCTGAAGGACATTTTCAATAAGGAAAACGAGAGCTTCCCGCAGGAGGAGCGGCTGATGGAAAACGAGTACTCGGTGAACCTGCGCACGGAGTACCAGCTGCGCGGCAAGAAGCACCAGGGCTGGCTGAACGTGGTGAATCCATTTCGGGCCACGATGGTGCTAGGCACGCCCGGCTCGGGTAAGAGCTTCGCCATCATCAACGAGTTTATCCGGCAGCACCTGGCGAAGGGCTTCTGCATGTACATCTACGACTACAAGTTTGACGACCTGAGCCGTATCTGCTACAACACGCTGCTGCGCCACCAGGACAAGTTTGACCGGCCGGTGGGCTTCTACGTCATCAACTTCGACAACCCGCGCAAAAGCCACCGCTGCAACCCGTTACTGCCTGAGCTGATGACTGACATCGTGGACGCCTACGAAAGCGCATCGACCATCATGCTGAACCTGAACAAGAGCTGGATTCAGAAACAGGGAGACTTTTTCGTAGAGTCACCCATCAATTTCGTGGCGGCCATCATTTGGTTTTTGAAGCTGTTCGAGAAGGGCAAGTATTGCACCTTTCCCCACGTCATTGAGTTTTTGAGCCGCGACTACGAGGAGATTTTTCCGGTGCTGGCTTCGTACCCGGAGATTGAGAACCTGGTAAAGCCTTTCGTGTCGGCCTTCCAGAAGGATGCTATTGAGCAGCTGGAAGGCCAGATTGCCAGCGCCCGGATTCCTCTTAGCCGGCTGGCGTCGCCCCAGCTCTACTGGGTGATGTCGGGCAACGACTTCACGCTCGACATCAACAGCAACGAGGAACCCAAGGTGTTGTGCGTGGGCAACAACCCCGAGCGACAGGCCATCTACGGGGCCGCGCTGGGCCTTTACAATGCCCGCTTAGTGAAACTGGTCAACCAGAAGGGCAAGCGCAAATCGTCGCTTATCATCGACGAGCTGCCCACCATCTACTTCAAGGGCCTCGATAACCTCATTGCCACGGCCCGTAGCAACAAGGTGAGCACCTGCCTGGGCTTTCAGGACTTCTCGCAGCTGGAGCGCGACTACGGGCAGAAGGAGGCCGAAGTCATCAAGAATACGGTGGGCAACGTGTTCAGCGGGCAGGTATCGGGCAATAGTGGCAAGTGGCTGAGCGAGCGGTTCGGTAAAATTCTGCAGCGGCGCCAGAGCCTGAGCATCAACATGCGAGAGACGAGCACCAGCCTGTCGACGCAGATGGACAGCATGATTCCGGCCAGCACCATTGCCAACCTAACGCAGGGTAATTTCGTGGGAGCGGTGGCCGATAACTTCGGCGAGGAAATCGACCAGAAGGTGTTTCACGCCCGCATCCAGGTGGACGTGAAAGCGGTAGCGGCGGAAGCCAGCAACTATCAGCCCATCCCCGACATTACCAGCTTTATTAACCCGGCCACGGGTAAGGACGAGGCTGAGGAGATGATTAAGGCCAACTTCAACCGCGTGAAGATGGACGTGAAGGAGCTGTGCGCCCGTGAGCTGGCCCGCATCAAGCAGGACCCGGCCTTGCGCCACCTGATTAAAGAGAAGGCCGAGCAGTAG
- the merTP gene encoding mercuric transport protein MerTP — MNTSPSSNKPLLGAGLVAALAASLCCITPLLAVLGGLGGVASAFAWLEPLRPYSVALTVGALGFAWYQQLKPAPAADACGCTVDTKPTFMQSKVFLGVVTVLAALLLAFPYYGAKLYPTPVAPVPVAASAAGPVWQTANYRIGGMTCDACAKHVEHAVQQLPGVQAVTVSYDQGTAQVRFDAAKSPAAQVAQAINGTGYKVLATN; from the coding sequence ATGAATACTTCCCCTTCTTCCAACAAACCCCTGCTCGGGGCCGGCTTGGTGGCGGCGCTGGCCGCGTCGCTGTGCTGCATCACGCCGTTGCTGGCGGTCCTGGGGGGCCTGGGCGGCGTGGCCTCGGCCTTTGCCTGGCTCGAACCCCTGCGGCCTTACTCAGTAGCCCTTACCGTGGGTGCACTGGGCTTTGCCTGGTATCAGCAACTCAAACCAGCGCCGGCCGCCGATGCCTGCGGCTGCACAGTGGACACAAAACCCACCTTTATGCAGTCCAAGGTCTTCCTAGGTGTGGTAACGGTACTGGCGGCGCTGCTGCTGGCCTTCCCTTACTACGGGGCAAAGTTGTACCCCACCCCAGTCGCACCCGTTCCAGTGGCCGCAAGTGCAGCCGGACCGGTCTGGCAAACGGCGAACTACCGCATCGGGGGCATGACCTGCGACGCCTGCGCGAAACACGTCGAGCACGCGGTGCAGCAGCTGCCGGGCGTGCAGGCCGTGACCGTTTCCTACGACCAGGGCACAGCGCAAGTCCGCTTTGATGCGGCCAAAAGCCCCGCCGCGCAGGTCGCCCAAGCTATTAACGGCACTGGCTACAAAGTGCTGGCCACGAACTAA
- a CDS encoding IS110 family RNA-guided transposase: MPTAHPCTSPLKFVVGIDIAKDTFVACFGQIDARQHLRFGKQTSFDNTLTGFAALLSWTEKQAVLPAPIWFVVEATGVYYEELAYFLSDKAQALSVLLPNKAKHFAQSTEQKSKTDQLDARLLCRLGLERALPAWQPPSPALRQLRALARERQSLTGHGARLKVKIHAYQHSYQPDARSLSRLATQQTLIQQQLLAVDQDLAALLEAEPELGRKLRQLTSVPGIGLTTAIVVVAETSGFVLVDNERQLASYAGLDVVQRQSGLFAGATRISRRGNVRLRTALYLPAISSLRYNPQQMAFYTRLRARHPNGKPGVIAVMRKLLLLCYSLWKNDRMYDPQYHPAVNELAAALESVHPETNEKAPV, translated from the coding sequence ATGCCTACCGCCCATCCCTGCACCAGCCCACTCAAATTTGTCGTGGGCATCGACATTGCGAAAGATACTTTCGTCGCCTGTTTTGGGCAAATTGATGCCCGCCAGCACCTGCGCTTCGGCAAACAGACATCATTCGACAACACGCTGACTGGCTTTGCTGCTTTGCTTAGTTGGACTGAAAAACAAGCGGTGCTGCCGGCTCCCATTTGGTTTGTAGTAGAGGCCACAGGCGTCTACTACGAAGAACTGGCCTATTTTCTAAGTGATAAGGCGCAAGCACTCAGCGTGCTCCTCCCCAACAAGGCGAAGCATTTTGCACAGAGCACCGAGCAAAAGAGCAAAACGGACCAACTTGATGCGCGCTTACTCTGCCGGCTCGGGTTGGAGCGTGCCTTGCCTGCCTGGCAACCGCCCTCACCAGCCTTACGGCAATTACGGGCGCTGGCCCGCGAGCGGCAAAGCTTAACCGGACATGGGGCACGCCTCAAGGTGAAAATCCATGCCTATCAGCACAGCTATCAACCCGATGCCCGTTCCCTGTCCCGCTTGGCCACCCAACAAACACTTATTCAGCAGCAGTTGCTCGCCGTTGACCAGGACCTCGCCGCCTTGCTGGAAGCGGAACCCGAACTTGGTCGCAAGTTGAGACAGCTGACGAGTGTGCCTGGCATCGGTTTGACCACCGCTATCGTGGTCGTCGCCGAAACCAGCGGCTTCGTGCTCGTGGATAACGAGCGGCAACTGGCTTCCTACGCCGGGTTGGATGTAGTGCAACGCCAAAGTGGGCTGTTTGCCGGAGCCACGCGCATCTCGCGCCGAGGGAACGTACGCTTGCGTACGGCCCTTTATCTACCGGCTATCAGCAGCTTGCGTTACAACCCGCAGCAGATGGCCTTCTATACCCGACTGCGGGCGAGACACCCCAACGGCAAGCCTGGTGTGATTGCGGTCATGCGCAAACTCCTCCTGCTTTGCTACTCTCTGTGGAAAAATGACCGGATGTACGACCCGCAGTACCACCCCGCAGTTAACGAATTAGCAGCAGCGCTCGAATCCGTTCACCCCGAAACCAACGAGAAAGCACCGGTTTAG